A stretch of DNA from Cannabis sativa cultivar Pink pepper isolate KNU-18-1 chromosome X, ASM2916894v1, whole genome shotgun sequence:
AACAACAGATTACTTGTTTGAGGTAACAAGAATGAAAGAATCGTGGGAAGTAGACCTAGAAAAAAGAACATGCACGTGCAACAGGTTCCAAATAGATGAAATGCCATGCGGCAAGCAAAGGGCCGTGATGAGGGAGATGAACATGGACCCGTACACCTACCGTTCGAttactacacaaaaaaaaattggccgGCAACTTATTCAGGACGGTTACCCAATAGGACACCAAAGTGAGTGGGAGGTACCGGAAGAAGTGAAGAATATTATAGTCTTGCCTCCACATGAAAGAGTAAAATCAGGAAGACCAAAAACATTGAGAAGGAAGGCTGGATGGGAAAAGGATCAACACAACAAGTGCAGCAAATGTGGTGAACTGGggcataacaaaagaacatgcAGCAGAAGACGTAGAAgggaataaaaacaacaacagaacaacagtggaaaaataaaagaaaactacACATACGTTTTGAGAATGAGATATTGAGGAATTTAAATTTCTGAAATACAAAGGGAATAcagtttttatttgaaaaacattGATTACATTGGGAATTGTTGATACTTTAGATTGAATATTAAAAGATGTTGGATactaaattgaatatatatatgaagtttGTTATTGAAACAGTTTGTGTTTTTAATACTGAAGTGAATATTTGTATTCAAAAAAACAGAGaaactataagaaaaaaaaacaaaaaaagaagggATGTGAAATGAAAAAACTAACAACTTTAACATACCAACTTGTTTGTACAtaagaataataagaaaaaacatacaaaaataaaagattacatATTGTCCACACAAAACGTAAGGAAACATAACAGAACACCAATGTTTGTTTacgaaaaacaacataaaaaacataaaaacaacattaaaaaactataagAACAATGACAGTctgattgaaaaaataaatcacTTCTTGGGAAGGCTGGGAGGGGCCTCAGATTCACTTTCAATGTTCTCAGTTTGCTTCTTCATGCCATATTGATAAAATAACACAGCCAAACGATCGCGGTGAATTTCCACATCAAAATCAGAGGATGGGATGGGTTTGCCATCAATGAAATACTCAGCAAATGATGCTACAAAAACACCACAATCACTGgaaaaaaaacaacaagaaaacacaaaaataGACACTATGAGAACACTGATAAAAAACAAAgtcacataacaaaaaaaataaaaatacaaacaaccaGTGAAAAACATTGAACACTAAACATAAAACTTACGCTGTGACCTGCTCGGGTAAACCATCAACAGCAACAATAGGGAACTGTTCCATAGTGCTAAACTTAGCTTCGTTGCGAAGGCCTTTGAAGTCTAACATAGAGAAGTAATATGGTAAAATAACAGAGAAAGGCTTGCAAGCCTCTTTGGCAGCTGTCATATACCTCCCAGAACGCAATGAATTGTACAGATatatccgccgctcagctatgTTAAGACGACCACAAATCTAATGATCCTGTAATTTTACATTGATAGGCATAACAACATGATCAACCAAATGCCAAGGAGTGGCACATAATATCTTACCACCTTGAATGTACTGGGCCACATTGTGAGAAAGAGACAACACCGATATATCGTTGTTTTTCTCAACAAACTTCTCATACAAAGTTGTTATGCTAGAACAAAAGAGGCAATCAGTTGTGGTGACTTTGATTTTCATTTTACCGAGTACATTATTTTCTTACGAAGATAATAGAAAATGATGTCAATGtgctgaacaaaaaaaaaataagtaaaaaaacattcaaacttataaaaaactaacagaacaacacttaaaaacattaaaaaataaataaaaaaaaaacaatatgtaaaataataataataataaataaaaaaaaacttacagaaTTGGTAAGGAAACAATTAGGGTAGGCAAGGTTGTGAAACCACATCTTGTTGCTGATGTCCTCAACACCAAAACGAAATGGCGGAAATATTGTGTCCTTACCCTTACAATACACATTAGTTGTTGtgctaaaaaaaacaaataaaaaaatatcaaaacacaaataaaaaaataaaaaataaatggaaaACGATAAGAGATATATAACTGTGAACACCTACAAAAATACTTACTTAGATTTATGCTTTCTAAGACCTGTATCAACCCACTTGACAAACTCAGCTTCCAATTGCGGATCGACAGGTTCACCAATCTTGTTGTCCAACGGGCACAAACCACGCACATATTTAACAACCTTATACACAGAATCATCAGGAGAAACTGAGGATGAACCTGATTTAGATGCACCAGAAGCAAGCTCAATGAATGGGGATTTCAAAACAGCTCCTTTCTTCCGATCCCTCTTTTGAGGACGTAAAATAGGAGTCTCTTGAAAAACAACCATTTCAAGATCAGTCTTCTCATAAGTCTCAACAGAAGCAGGGGCATGAGTTGAGGAACcaatctaaaaaagaaaaaggaaaaaaaaaagagtttttttaaatttcaaatagtaCAATCAAAACaccataaaaacaacaatagaataccatataaatacaaattacaaaggaacaaaaacaaaaacacaaACCAAATTCTCCACAGCTTTAACAGCAGATGCAATTGTTGCATCAACATCAATGTTCTCCTCCCCACCTTGAGACTGTTCAGGCtgacaacaaaaaaaaacagtaaaaaactattaaaacaaacacaaaacaCAGAAATCCACACAAAAAAGCACAAAAAAAATGATGTCCAAACAAGAAATACACCTGTTTGATCTCTGCAAGAGGTTCCACAGGGTCAGAATTCTTGGCATCATCCACCTTGCCGGTATCATCATCCCTTGAAACAACCTCGGGGACAACAACACCCTCATCGTTACGAACATCGCACGTGTGAGCCTCATCCTGACCAGCACCAACACCATCTCCACccagatcatcatcatcatcatcagtttCATCGTCATGATGATCATCTCCTTTGTCATCGTCGAATTTATcatcctcgtcttcctccgaagTGGAATCTTCATCATCCTCATTTTCTGAAGTACGAAGAGCATCTTCAGACTGAGATCCATTGTGAGTAAGACCACCTTGGGATGactgagaacaaaaaaaaattaaaaaaattaatttactttataaaaaaacataaaaacactactaaaaaaataacagaaaaagtaatgacaataaaaaaaacacCTCAATAAGAATGTCCAGCTTCTTGTTCATCTCAACAACAGATTTCATAAGTATCCCTTGCTGGCTGACAACAACAGATAAACACTTTTTAAATTCCTCAAACTCAACTCGGGAGACATTCTCATGAGCAGATGATGAAGAAGCACCCATGAAGCCAGGTTGACCTGCAGGCTTGGAACCacctttaattttgaattttacagCCTCGGGAGTAGTCTCACCAGAGAAAAAATCAGTGAGGCTCAAACTCAATCTCTCAACGGAAGTTGGAGTgatgtttcttaattttaactgaaacaacaacaatcaaaacataaagtataaataatgtacacaaaaacaacattaaaacaacagtggaaatAGTGTAAAAAACAACAGGATTACCTCTTTCAAAGACCGATCGAAAATGAGGGTGTTCATGACATCCATTTTCACCATACCCTCCTTGTCCTTGGGTAA
This window harbors:
- the LOC115696339 gene encoding uncharacterized protein LOC115696339 — protein: MPFFGAVKAYTEKQFEFHMAELDGLDKRIRPYLKKIGYEKWSRIHSQNKRYSTMTSNISESLNAANLAARELPITTLLECLRALVQQWTHTNRTKAHNTFTKLSPTGEDILLKNYTYSLNLEVKATTDYLFEVTRMKESWEVDLEKRTCTCNRFQIDEMPCGKQRAVMREMNMDPYTYRSITTQKKIGRQLIQDGYPIGHQSEWEVPEEVKNIIVLPPHERVKSGRPKTLRRKAGWEKDQHNKCSKCGELGHNKRTCSRRRRRE
- the LOC115696337 gene encoding uncharacterized protein LOC115696337 isoform X1 → MHSLKGKIDSGYKRVVRSDEDGGYYRLLGFPLAIQFWFFECCPYVIGKLSLYSNVGIPRILNWPKLPKDKEGMVKMDVMNTLIFDRSLKELKLRNITPTSVERLSLSLTDFFSGETTPEAVKFKIKGGSKPAGQPGFMGASSSSAHENVSRVEFEEFKKCLSVVVSQQGILMKSVVEMNKKLDILIEVFFLLSLLFLLFF